atgtacaaatcatcaataaatactaaaatttcatttataaacacaaattataaatatttgcattaatactaaaatttattacatgagtttcaatttatacatgagaaaataaaagtttgattataaACAGTACAAAcaatataaaatatcaaaatgggatctagtgtcctaccaatgcactgtagcctgtgaggtgacacgaacactatgcagaactgtgaatggccttacccagtctgtggtctactgggctctctatccaaatcttcagtacctacgcattgtaaaagcgacacgctaagcataaagcttagtggtgccaataatacaagaaaatataaaatgtaaataaaaataataatttcttagttattgtgcttataagaataataaataatttctaaatttttgttttgtttaaggctaattaaatcttatgatattaactcttcctaGCATGTTATTAATCGATCTCATAATAATTTTAAGCCTCATATATTTATTTATCTTCATTTTCTGACTGTtaagaatatttatttttattggaatCATTCTTGTTTCTTAACTTAATATTTCATCAAGTTGTTGCCTTTaatcttaatttaattttattaatactttttcatgcccaagtaacctatacaaattgaccggactggataaacgggtaaactagcactggtaccaggtacctcgggccgtcacaccatcggtcacaatgtgtctcccggtgtgtagacagaatggctaataagccataaaagtaataaggcataaagctaagTGTAACATCATCAGCAGTATAGCCATACGCTATCATATCATAGAATGGCGTGAAgctatacgcagtactgctatcagaaccctattggcatgccaacctatccaaaccaatcacactagacctactagggcatttaacacttttaatttatgtaattctttgaaattgaaattttatggctactattcattttatcagtcaactaaattgttgactttttttatAGACAAtaagtatattggttctaatattaccaacataccactttttgcattctaaagttgtcagtattggttgccaattacatttcaaagcttaggttggttatttaaaattttcagatttcaaataCTTGGTTTattgttctattggtcaattttttagtaagaatttggcaatattgtcttcatgaaagttgttcctttatgtgtcttctttaattccatttttgaatcactctatttggagttttctagctcaagatataccactttgagcaaggctggccggattggtatgtacccaaaaattctgggcagaataccattctgccagatttggtagttcaactttggccaacaattttatttggttaagtccaaaattagagtttgtgttcaacataaaagttattctaaattgtctaagctttaatTGAcataaattttaggttaattggacctttttacactgagttatgaccaaatgaatgaatactgttcatttggtcatttagcccAGGCAggatgtgtgttacccggatttggtcaatttttagggcatcctaagtttgttttctagacagggttccttcatcaaaattatgccattatgtgtctaatttcatgtccaattggccttgcaccaattgaacctacacaactcaagttatagctgcccaaacatgctgaacTCACATTTAGACTTGCAGgaactcaaggcagcacacctaggggtgtgcaaacggtcggttcggttccgaaccgaaccgaaaaaaCCGAAAacagaaaattgaaaattttaaaaaccgaaccgaaccgattgataagagaaaatcgaaccgaatcgaaccgataaatttcggttcggttcggttttaaaccgatcaaaccgaaatttataaaatttcatatttttaacattaaatctaaataataaaaacataaaaacaaaaaaattggaaatcaaaaaaaaaatctttaggttcgttttttttttttttttggtttggttcgattcggttcgattcgatttttttattttatatatattaataatttgttcggtttttttttttttttatgaaaataacgaACGAATCGATtgaaccgaaattatcaaaattataaaccgaacgaaccgacaaatttaaattttaaccgattgaattaatcggttcggtttttcggttaaaaccgaaaactgcacacccctaagCACACCCAACCTAaattcccttggcaccattcactcaattccctactcaaacatgaccaaatggtcactaattgaccattacaacttcttttcattaatacataaacaaaatccaatttttggtgcccaaaccctaaccctaaattttctattttctaattcttgcactaaactcacAATTTAATGTTTTAAGGGTTAAATTCATGTCAAGGGCAGCTTATACACTTatttaaatcaaagaaaatcaTCACAACCCTAAAAacaccatggctgctgaaattaggGTGAGGCATACAAGGGGTTTTCCTTCCAAATTTCTTACAATTATCAATTTAACTCAACcccataaacatgaattaaaggaaaaagaaagtggttggacactaacctcaattgatcaCTCTTCCAAATTTCTaaatcttccttttcttctcttttttttgctGTCTAGATGTCATTCAAGGTGCAAGGaagagttttaatgaagagagtctagggttttatggtggaaaaattgaagtttggcaagagagagaagagagctCTATCAATGGTGGATGGAGAAAGTGAGGTTGCGGAAATTTGAAGATGAAAGGctggtttctttttaatttttatcccattttatttagtttttatcacTCTTAAAATACTTGTCAAACTCCCATTGGTTGGAATTTATAATTgttgaaaattttcttttatgcattatgatgtcattattgatgtaatatttcaattttcttttctcatttcttttactcatttttaattagttTCTtaccaatattaattcatatttcatgtcataaatttcacttactcgactggacaagttggtcaaaaatcgtctctgaaggtgaaatgaccaaaatacccttcgttttgcttaaaatactaaaattgtctgtaccgatttaaaaatttttctaagtattttcttgacattctaatgccatcgaaacctcaatgactcttctctggagttccaaaaattattttataaatttttttcccgggtttagggctcctagctgcgaaaatcgtaacttcccactaggttacccatcgctagggcactggctcatttaaattggttgtattttatttctaaaattttttctacatttttcttattattatttgagttatttatgacttttcactctagtctaaatattttttcagatgttttagctgtccggacagacaccgatcatcgaaacagtagaacatacAGAATTgctaagtgagggtgttacagttaggGTTCTTGATGAAAATACGAATGAGTACGAGATTTGGAGGAAGTGTGATTTTATGGTGACTTCTTGGATATTGAATTCCTTATCCAAGGAGTTGGTTGAGGCCTTTATATACACAACATCTGCCAAAGAGTTGTGGGATGAAATTGGGGAAAGATATAGATAGAGAAATAGTCCTCTCATCTTTCAGAttcagaagaaaattagttctatgGTACAAGAGAATATGTCAGTTTCTGTCTATTTCACAAAATTGAAGAAGCTTTGGGATGAATTAGCTAGTGTAGAGCCACTTCTAGCATGTACATGTGGTGCTTCTAAAGAAATTGTCGAGATTGATAATAGAGGGAAGTTAATGCAATTTTTGatgggtttgaatgatgattttgaTCAAGCTAGAAACTAGATTTTACTATCGGATACTTTACCTTCAATCAACAAAGCATATTCTACGATGTTGAAAGTAGAGACACATAAACAAGTTATGAGTTCTTACATTGCGCCAATTGAATCTGTGGCTTTATAAGCACAATCACAAGTTTTTAAGAAAGATCTGAGAAGAAATGACAGGAGGAAGGGTCATTGTGACTACTGTCAACAAGATGGACATGATCGAGGCACATGTTTCAAACTAATTGGGTACCCTGATTGGTACAAAAACAAAAAGCATATAGGCATTTCTGCTAGTAATTTTTAGCAGTCAAAGTATCCCTATAACCCATCTGCTAAACATGCTGCTGCTTATGTAGCTATGACTCCTATTGACAGACAAGTTTTGGTAATGCCTGATAACTCTGATAAGGTTGGAGAGATAAGTGCCATGCTTGGTAATTGCAGCAGGAAGTTCAAAGAATGATGAAGGGCAAAGCTCCGATAGTTGCTTCAGTTGTTTCTCAGCAGCATGTGAATCAATACACAGGGAATTATTCAGGGCATCATGATACTCACTTTACTGGTAACTCTAGCTATTCTAGTAGATGTAATGCAAGTAAATATGTGAATTGTGTTTGGATCATTGACACAGGTGCCACTGATCATATGACACCACATCACACATTTTTTACAACCTTTACCTTCCTTGATTCCCCAATTTTAGTTCAATTACCTAATGGCAATTCATGTCAAGTTAACAAGTTTGGAATTGTTTGTGTTTCGTCCTCTCTTACTTTATATGATACTTTGTTTGTTCCCAACTTTCATTATAATTTGTTATCTGTTCCAAAATTACTCTCCATGATAAAAATGACAATTTTATTTACCGATTCCTGTTGTATTTTTCAGGACCTGAGGACTGATAAGGTAGTAGTTGTGGGGAGAGTGACACAAGGCCTTTATACTTTGGATTCATCTAGTTTTTTATCTTCTATAATAAAACAATGTTTGTCTAGTATTTCCCTTGTCAATACTATGATTCCTTTGAATAATGGCAATCATGTTCAATCTCATTCTTGTCAATTTTCTCAAAGTGATTACTCTCTGTTACATGCCAGATTAGGGCATACTTCTATCAATAAAATCAAACAAATTACTGGTTATCCTTTCTCTAAACATGACTGCTTGATTTGTCCACTAGCTAAGCACCATCGCATGCCTTTTCTAGATAGTCTTTCTTATGCAAAACATCTTTTTGATTTGTTGCATATTGATGTTTGGGGACCATATAGAACTACATTAGTAACAGGGGCCAATTATTTCCTAACTATTGTGGATGATCATAGCAAAGCAACTTGGACCTACATGTTACATTCCAAAAGTCAAACCTTTAGCACTCTCAAACAGTTTGTCCAATATGTTGAAACTCAATATAATACATATGTTAAAGTCATTAGGACTGATAATGGGGAAGAGTTTGTCAATACTCAGTTTAAAGAATTTTTTGCTCTTAAAGGGATTGACCATCAACTTACTTGTCCATACACTcctcaacaaaatggagttgtaaaACATAAGATAGGCATTTGTTGGATATAGCTAGAGCTATGAAACTTCAAGCCTATATTCCTGATGAGTTTTGGTCAGAGTGGATCTTAATTGCCACATACATTGTTAATAGACTTCTTGTCAAGAAGTTAAGAGGTAAAACACCTTATGAAATCATACACCATAAGCCACCAGCATATGATTCCTTGAGAACCTTTGGTTGCTTGTATTTTGCAACAAATTTGTCACCCTCTAAGAGTAAGTTTTCCCAAAGATCCATCAAAGCTTTGTTCATGGGTTATTCTTTGACCAATAAAGCTTATAAGTTGTATGATTTAGAAGCGAATTCCTTTTTTGTCAGTAGAGATGTTTTGTTCTATGAGAATGTTTTTCCTTTTGAGTTTTTTTTCTTCTATCGATTCTCTTTCTCTTCCTATTCTTATATTAGAGTCTTCCTTGCCATCTCAGGACTTTGCACCTCATGCAGATAACACTTCTAATTCTCCTGATGTGTCTCTTTCTACCACTATTCCTTCTTCTTCACATCCTTCTTCCCTTGTTGTTTCTCCACCTGTCATACCTTTTCTTCCTCAAAGGAAATCCACTAGAACCTTTTTGGCTAAATGATTTTGTGCATATGGCAGTGACACACTCCTTTTCTACTGCTACATCAGATCAGTCCACCTCAGGTATATTTTTTTCACCCATTGCTTTTAACCCAGCTTATAAATCCTTTGTACATAATGTGTCAAATGTATTTAAACCAACCACATATTTTCAAGCATCTACTGATGCTAGGTGGGTAGAAGCTATGCAACAAGAATTGCAAGCCCTTGAAAAAAATGAGACTTGGGTGTTGACTAAGCTTCCTAAAGGAAAAAAAACCAATTGGATCAAAGTGGGTGTACAAGGTTAAATTTAAGCCCTCTGGTGAAGTGGACAGACTGAAAGCCAGGTTAGTAGCTAAGGGGTATAATCAAATTGAGGGTGTTGATTATAAGGACAGATTTTCTCCAATTGCAAAAATGGGTACTTTCAGAATTTTTATAGCTCTTGCTACTGCTAAGTGTTGGCCTATTTTTCAACTTGACATTAATAATGCATTTTTGCATGGTTTCTTGGATGAAGAGGTGTATATGTCACCACCTCCAGGCTATGATAAAGCCTTACCTGGTCAGGTTTGCTTACTCAAGCGGTCCCTTTATGGTCTCAAGCAAGCATCTCGGCATTGGAACATTAAATTTATAGCTTTTCTTCATTCATTGGGATTTATTCAATCTCAACATGATCATTGTTTATTTACAAGATTTGTGGATGAAGAATTTTTGGCTTTACTCATATATGTTGATGATGTGATAGTTACAGGCACTTCCATAACTGCTATTACTTCTGTCAAAAAGGCACTTCATGAGAAGTTCATAATTAAAGATCTTGGTCCCCTTAAGTATTTCCTTGGTCTTGAAGTGGCGCGTTCAGATACAGGCACTATTgtcagtaaaaaaaaaattattttggatCTAATTCAAGACACCGGTTTGTCTAATGCCAAAGCTGTTACTAGTCCTTTGCCTACTGCCTTGCATCTTTCTCCTGACACAGGGGATCTTTTGCCTGATCCGAATCAGTATAGAAGATTGGTGGGACGCCTATTGTATGTTAATCTTACCAGGCTAGATATCAGCTATGCGGTTCAACACCTTAGTaagtttatgtctgctcctcgaATGCCTCATTGGATAGCAGCTCTTCATGTTGTCAAATACCTAAAGTCTTGTCCCTCTAAAGGTTTATTTTTTCCTGTCTTTAATGATCTTCAATTGTCCGCTTTTTGTGATGCGGATTGGGCTTCTTGCACATTTAGTAGAAAGTCATTAACTGGCTATTGTGTATTCTTTGGGGGTGCTCTTATTTCTTGGAAAACTAAGAAGTAGGCCACCGTTTCCAAATCATCTGCTGAGGTGGAGTATTGCGCCATGGCTGCTATTGTGTGTGAGCTCTTGTGGATCACTTATGTGCTTCGTGATCTTCAAGTTTCTGTTACGCTTCCCAtccctctctactgtgacaataagGCAGCATTACACATTGCTAGTAATCCAGTCTTCCATGAGCGCACCAACCATTTGGAGATAGATTGCCATATTGTCTGAGATCAATTACAAAAGGGCTTTGTGATTCCATCTTATGTTTCTTTAGTCACTCAGCTGGCTGATGTGTTTACTAAGCCTTTGTGTACTCCTGCTCATTCTCGTTTAATTTCCAAGTTGTCTCTAGTGGACATCCTTCCACCAGATCCAACTTGAGGGGGGGCTGTAGAGATTAGTTAGTTTATTTAACTTTGCTAGCTGGCATAAATATTACTTGTATAAATACCCTTCTTATTGCAGTTGATCAATACAAGAAAAACTTTATTCAGTTCATTTTCTCGTTTTCTCACACTTAGTGtttcattttcccttttttattttttggttAAATTTTATTGCATTATATTATGTTTCTTCATTCTATTGTAGTTGGACTGAGCTttattgttctttttttttttgcaatctTTGAATTGAAGTTGTTCCTTTGACGATTTACAGCAATTCTGAGCTGGAAGTGGCATCAATAAGAATAAATCCATGGTAGAGCATTTGCAGCATTATGGAGTGATCAGCTCAAAAAAGGTGGCCGAAGTTATGGCAACTATTGATAGGGCTTTATTTGTACCAGATGGAACTGCAGCTTATGTTGACAGCCCCATGGATATAGGTACAATGCCACTATTTCTGCTCGTCATATGCATGCAACATGCCTTCAGTGGTTGGAGGAGCATTTAAAACCTGGCATGCGTGCTTTAGATGTTGGCTCAGGTTTTTTTCCTTACTATCCATCAAGTTCCTGTAAAATTAATCATTGAACGAGTTGATGGTTATATTTGCTTAGCTTTTGAACCTTTAGGATGATGATGAtcgaatctctctctctctctctctccctcctttGGTTATTTTGGTGGTACGGAAGTTGAGAGGGAGAGATTCTGTTTCCTGACCAGTGTAGAGGGGAGGTTAATTTACTCAAAATCTTGATTGCAGCTTGGTTAATCATCACTGGGAATATAGCGCCATTTATTGTTATTGACTTCCTGTGATTTTTCTAGGTTATGCCACAGTATTCTCTTAATCTATCTTTACTTCTAACAAAAGTGTTGCCCTTTTATTAGGTACTGGGTATTTGACAGCATGCTTTGGCATGATCGTTGGACCACAAGGTCGTGCTGTTAGTGTGGAACATATTCCAGAGCTGGTTATTTATTCAATCAAGGATATTGAAAAAAGTGCGGCAGCTCCGTTATTGAAGGAAGGTTCTCTCTCAATGCATGTTGGTGCTATGGTCTTGAAACTTGAAAATGGTTCTTTTCCACAGGACCATTTTTCCCCCTTTGTGTAACTTAACAAAATAGGGTGGAAATGCCAATTTCTTCACCAAACGGTTATATCACATGCTTGCTTATAGTTGCCCCACCTCAAAGGTTCTTTTTGCCAGGTTTAACTTGCTAGCAATTCTAATAGTATGACTGCTGATATGTGTTGGAAATTTTAATCCATTTATTATCAATGCCTTCAATGTTTTTTGTTTTATGTGATAAATCTATCTTGCTCGTTGAAAAAAATCCAGTTGCATTGAAGGGTATATGATTAGGAATCATCTTTTTCTAATATATTAACTAGCTTTGATGTCTGTGTTAATGGTGTTTGATGGAAGACAAGGTTGGCCAGAGTTTGCACCTTATGATGCCATAAACGTTGGTGCAGCTGCACCAGAAATCCCACGGGCTCTTATTGACCAGTTGGTAACAATTTCCAGGATTTGAAAGTCATCGACAAGAACTAGGATGGTTCCATTAGCGTCCACAGCTCAACTCCTGTTTTTTATGTTCCCTCATCAAGTCAAGATGCCCAATTACGGAGTTATTGAGCCTGGGATGTTTTCGTCCGGAGGTCTATAAAGGGAAATAGTTCTATATGCAGGAGACGCATTTTGGTCCTTCTAAGTTATTGCATGGTTGAATAGGAAAGCCCCTTGCTAATGTTGTAAGTTTTGATCTCAGTACCTTCATGATGGGAGGGAGGGCTTTGCTTTGGTGGACTTGTAAATAACAAAATGGTGTTTTAATCAAGATCTTTGCGTATCAGCGTCTTTCAAGCTCGATCTTTCTCTCTGAACAATTCTTTGATAAAATCTCGTACGCTCATGGAACAGAATTACTTTTGATTTTTCAGTTGTAACATGAGCTCCAATATAATTAATTGTGTTTCAAATGTTACCGTTGTAACATGCGCTCAACAAGGACAACGCAACTCATTTCCGAAACATTCGCAGTCAAGGTTCCTTCCACCTATGCCAATACCAAGACGAGCGTCAGGTGAAAACACACAAAGCAGCTCGGGTTGTTGGTCATGAGGGGCAGTACACAAGAACGAACTCGACCTCCAGGAGAGTTTCATCAAGGGACCATCTCAAACATTGTCTCAGCGTCATAAATTTTACTTGAGAGAAAATTACAAAGAGTTCTCTCATAACTTATACTGTACTGTCAACTTGAGCAACAAATTTTAAAACGTGAAGCAATTTTTGGGTACCTTTATAACCGGTGGAAATCAACCATACAACTAGCTAACAAAAAAAAATGATGCTATAGAACTCACCCGTTCAAAAAAATACAGAGGAAAAAGAGCAGAAAACACCACCAAGAAACTTGTATCTAAACCATATCACATCAAAAGGAGTTGCGTCTTGGTCTTTCTTCAGCAACATTTACTCTGATTGCCCTTCCATCAAGAGTCTGCAAAACCACACCACCACAAATGATAAAAAAGAAACCATATGATATTAGTAGTCTTTGCACTAACAAATAATGAAATAACTATTAATAGAAAAATTCACATCCATTTCTTTTCTAAATTCCAAGTTCATATGACCAATCTGGTGGTTGTTGGTAACTTGAGAAAAGAAGTTGCCAATTATAAATCTATGTTGCTATCAATTGCTTTCCGTATGAAAATTATAAAGAATGACCAAGTTCCATGAAAAGTGTACTTTCACATACCTGTCCATCAAGTGCCGCTATAGCATCATTCAACTCAATCTCAGTGGACATGGTTACAAAGCCAAAACCACGTGAACGGCCAGTTTCCCTGTCATAAACTACTCGAGCATCCACCACCTTACCATGTTCACTAAAAACTTGCTCCAAGCGAGCATTATCTAAATCCCATGGCAAGTTACCCACATAGATCCTAAAAGCTGGTTCATACACACGAGGGGGGCGTTCAGGCCTTGATCCTCGAGGAGCAGCCTTGTTGACGGTCAAGAGTCTTCCATTTAAATCCTGTTCAAATAAAAATATAGCAGAAAGCAACCTTGTTAgaggaaaaaataaataaactggAGACAATGCATGACAAAGCATGCAAGATCTGAGTCATCCGTTGTGACATGATCAACAAAGGAAATTTTATGTCTAACATTCTTATGGTATTTGCCAATTTTAAATGAGGAAGGGTGAAGCACTATCTGCTATGCCAGCTAAATGAAAGATTCCATGAACATAGTGCTACTTAGATTAGCATGCCAAAGAGAAGCTTATGACAACCAATTACGGGCAAAAATGTTTTGCCACCTCCAAACAGATATATATAGAATCAGCCaacacggaaaacatttttttgCAAGAGGAGAAAGATACGAGTTGATGACTAATTCTCATCCAAACACTAGCCATTTACTATTGATGTTATTAACAACTAGTTTCCACAGAATATTAACCAAAATTAGACAGCTTATTTTACTTGATCAACAAGTTCTCATCCCTTTCCAGTCAAATCACAACGTTGTAGTAAGGAAAGACGACATTGAAGTGGTAATAATAGTAAAAACTTTTCAATCCACAACATTCAGCTGATAAGTTCCAACAGAATGTAGGATGAAATTGAACAACAGAGCTACATTAATACAGCAAAACACCTCTAGGCATATTGTAAGACAAAACTACGGCAATAAGGAATGACTAGATTATTATCCAATATTTCTAATATCATATATCTATGCATATTTAATGTTAAAGAGCCGGTGGCACAGAAGAGCTAGCTGAGTGCAGGGAACTTCTGCATGGTAAGTAGTATATCAAAGCATCATTATCTCAAACACTGCCTATTCACTTTCCCTGATATTCATTTCTTTCATAACTAGTTCAGATAAATGCTTAAATTGCACAAAGCTAGTGGgatagggaaagaaaagaaagaaatttacGTAGCGATGAAACATCTCCACAGCCTTCTCTGCTTCCTCTACGACACTCATAGTCACAAACCCAAATCCACGACTTGAATCAGTTTCCCTGTTGTAAATAACCTAAaaccaaaattttttttaaaaaaagggaCAGACATGAAAACCTCCATAAAACCTCAAAAGATACAAacatccaaaatgaaatacagagAAAGATTTTTACCTCAGCAATCTCAACAGTTCCAGCCTGCTCAAATAGCATAGCCAACTTCTGACTATCGACATCATAAGGCAAATTCCCCACAAAAATCTTCGCATCCTCAGGTGGCTCCACAAAGCCCTCCTCTGTGTCAGCTTCCTCAAAACCCCCTTCTTTGACACTCTCTCCATCACTCCCGACCGCCTCCACCACTGCATCTTCTCCGTCAGCCTCCCAATCAGAAACTTGGGCTTCAGCGCCATCACTTGCTTTATTTTCCCATGTCGGTTCTTCTTGTTCTGATTCTGTTAGAGTGATTGTAGAGTCGCCTTCCTCTTCTCGCTGGGTCCAATCAGAGGTCTGGGCTACAAAGGTAATAAAGGAACAAAAATGGGTTTTGGGTTTGAGAGAAAGAGATGATAGGGAGTAAGAGGAGTATGAAAGGCGGAGCTTAATGGGTCTGTGTGGAACTGAGAGACATTGGTAGGGAGGTTTTGAAGTAAAAATGGAAGGGAGTGACAGAAGGCATGAGTCTGCCCTTGATAGAGGCTTGAAGGTATAAGTTGCTGTGGCAGACATTTTTACGGAGGATGATAGGGGTTTAGAGGAGGGCTGAGGATAAGGGGCAGACtgcagaaagagagagagagagagagagagagagagagaaacaagCAGGGTTACATACAGAGAGGGTATAATATCAAGCGAATGAATACAGAATTGCACATTGTAAGACTCGGTGAATGGTCCCAAATGGCCTGCAACCATTTGCTTTAGCTAATGGGCTTGTGAAGATATCTTTGAGGGCCCATTAATAATCTCACTTCCTCTTAATATTATTAAACACCTTCACAAATAGAAATAATTTGAAATCTCAAATGGAAAATGGAACAATATCACCAGAAAATTTAaacattataaaataaaataaaatttaatattttttctctGAAACTTTTATCTGCTAATCATAAACAGATGGAGTACTGTTCGATTTGAATCaaataaattgaattgaattattttaatttaataatttaatttaatttttaagtaattcgatttgattcaattttaaattttaaaaattttaattatttcaatttgatttgatttttaaaaaaaaattaattaaatcgaatcaaattgaattaatttattaatttttaaattgcttTAACTTTATAAAGAATTTATGTATTATATGTATTTtacatatataaattttttaatttaattgattaatggttattaagttcaaatcaggatcaaaatctaaataaataatttgaaaatcaagtataaataaaaaaaccaTCCAAACTTAAAACTGATTGATTCAAATAAATCCAAACCAAATTAAAAtggttcaatttgatttttcattcatttcaattcaattttatttttaaaatatgataattcaattaatttgattttgacaatttaatttgattcgattcgatttgaatcGAATGCTCAATTCTAATTCAACAATTAATTTTGAACTCTAGTATCATGTATGAGTGTGATATTTTGAGAATTAATCCTACATTGAACGATGTGTAAAAAATTGTATTACTAAATTTTTATGCTCACTCACAATATAAAATTGTATTAACCCTTTGGGGACATTCGATATTTTACATGTTCTGCAATTATGCAAAAATTAACTCTATGCCCACAAGACATGAAATCTATCATAGGAAGAAAATCAAATGAAAGAGAGGCCTTAATATACAAATTCAATCT
Above is a genomic segment from Hevea brasiliensis isolate MT/VB/25A 57/8 chromosome 17, ASM3005281v1, whole genome shotgun sequence containing:
- the LOC110672501 gene encoding 28 kDa ribonucleoprotein, chloroplastic; translation: MSATATYTFKPLSRADSCLLSLPSIFTSKPPYQCLSVPHRPIKLRLSYSSYSLSSLSLKPKTHFCSFITFVAQTSDWTQREEEGDSTITLTESEQEEPTWENKASDGAEAQVSDWEADGEDAVVEAVGSDGESVKEGGFEEADTEEGFVEPPEDAKIFVGNLPYDVDSQKLAMLFEQAGTVEIAEVIYNRETDSSRGFGFVTMSVVEEAEKAVEMFHRYDLNGRLLTVNKAAPRGSRPERPPRVYEPAFRIYVGNLPWDLDNARLEQVFSEHGKVVDARVVYDRETGRSRGFGFVTMSTEIELNDAIAALDGQTLDGRAIRVNVAEERPRRNSF